In the Populus trichocarpa isolate Nisqually-1 chromosome 1, P.trichocarpa_v4.1, whole genome shotgun sequence genome, AGGTAGAATATGTCACCTTGAAATGGACAATGATGTGCCCGTAGTGCAAACCAACCAGGCAGGTGACGATGGCCATTACTGAACTACAAGGACAAAGTACAAAGATCACACAGGGAGCCCGTAAAATTAAGCACACATTGAGTCATCCCCATATACTTAAAACTGTCAATATACTGGTTCCTGATGCATCGCATAAAAGATGATCTCTACAAAAGGcacaaggaaacaaaaacaaacctcaGGAGTCCTTCAGGATCAAAAGGAGCCTGACACCATGAAGGAGCATCTGGAGGTAGCGGGCCATAACCAGGGGAATTGATACTACATGGCTGTGGTAGGAAATTAACTATTATTAATATCTgcattaataataaatgaatagTAAAAACCGAAATAACAAGGAAGCATTCTTAGAAGtaccaaaatgaaacaaaaactgaCACTCGGTGGAGAAATTACCTTAGTTCGTGCATAAATAGGCTTTCTATACAGGTGTTGAATTCCCAAGATTGTACGGTCAATCATTCCACCAGCATTACACGCAGGTCCTGTGTGGCCCCTTACCCCACATTTCACCTTCGGGCGAAAATAAATCATCAGTCACTGAGCTATcaactttttataaatttcctACTTTAGCATTACTAAAGATTGCAAGGAAATAAGAAGCTCACTGGAAATATCTTAGGGGTGGAAGCAGAGGCAGCAACTGGAATCTGATACTCCCAGTCAGGAACATGCAAGCCATATAACAAGGAAAGATATATAGTAACAAACATCAAAACTGCAGCCCTGACAGAGAGTTGCCGAACAAGTTAAGAAGTTTCTCTGACAGCATCAAAAGGAAAAGCATCCACgcaaacataaatttatttctgggacaaatgaataaataaaggcCAAGGTCTATCAACTAAAAGGTACTTAAAAGACGTGCAAGATACTTCACTCATAATAATGGACAAACTTTCCATATAATTTGATGTTTCCATGACAGATTGAAGGTATAAACTATAGTCTCCTGGTAAAATACACGTGAGTTATATTAAAATGCCAGCTAAAGCGATGTTTCTAGTAAATGCAGCAGCGTAAAATTAGTGATTCTTAACACCTCCCCGCACCCCCTCCTGTCTCTCTTCAAATGTGGCATATTTCTTCTCAAAGAAGtttcattttttagaaaaaagaattaaaccaCAAAGACTGAGTTCTAAAACAACAGAGCTACACAGGTATGATCTCACAAtatttctctcatttctttGAATAAATTCATCTAGCTTGTAGAGCAAAACTCAATTTCACAATTACCAGGTTTATAGCAGGGGAAAGACTTCAAATTGGCTCAATTTATAAATCAACAAGCACAGTGACATGGCAGGTTTATTGTAGGTTGCTGCAGCATGAATTGAAGTGACAAAGCAGATGATTGTGTGATGCGACACTGAGAAAAGTACTCACCATTGAAACTGATATTTCCTCAGCATGGATAATCCGGAAGTAACATGATTACCACCTTTTAGCCAAATCTCACACATTGCCCCTACTAAATATCCTATTGCTATTCTCTGGGGGAAAAAACAAGGGATTAGGTAGAGCCaatccaatttgacaaaaaacaaTTCCCTGCCCAGACTAAACTCTTTACCGCATTTAGATGATATAAGAAATGATCAGGAAAGTAAAAAAGAATACCTGCAAGATACCCATCCATCTTATCTGTGTCATATCAACCCCATAAGTTAGATCATTCAGACCATGTAAAAAGCCACCTGGAAAGGAGAGATAATAAATGTTTAAGAACCACATAAAGGTGTGTTTTCCAGAATAACCTCCCAGAAGATTCTGTTTTCAtgggataaattgaaaaaatatggcagcatttctttcttcttgcttttttttaccCCTCTTCACACAATCCTCTTCCCTTTTGAAAACAATACTTACATAAAATACGGCAGAACTTAGCAAAAGAGTTTCGATCATAATACATAATCTAAAAGTTGAAGTTCTTGAAGATGACCTTGAAGAAAAAGACCTATAATTAGAAGTTTGAGTGTCCGGAGTATCGCTTTTCTAGTTGCAACAGCTTTGCATGACAATTTCTGTAGGAAACAAAATATGCAGTTAAGGATGAGAGCATCAGTAGTGGTAGAAATCAGTGTTGCCAAAGGCAAGAGACGCTAAAAGGCGCCAAGCTTGTAAAATACCCTAGGCACTCGCCAAGATGAACCAAGATGACATgctatatatgtataatattatattataatatataaatctaaaatatatatcttcccaattaaaattagattattaaaaaatcaaaagaaaatataaaataccataacatagtcatataaagttataattttaaaacacaggGGGCTTGTAGCTCAGTAGCCTTGGCAGGCTTTGCACTGCCTGAGTGCCCTGGTTGGAGCCCTCATGTGTACCCAGCACTTGAGGGTTTAACTGCTGTGGTCCATCGtggacttgttccgcccccttcccgggttcgaccctctatatGCACGTCTGTcatccccgcggtgccttacctgctcctgggcttgcaggatgtccagtgggccgtggggaatagtcgtggtgcgcgtaagctggcccggacaccccacgtgaataaaaaaaaaaaaaaaaaaagttatagtttTAAAAGAAGTAACAGCATTGTCAGAGGCAAAAGGCGCTAAAAAGCGCTAAGCCTATAAAATGCACGAGGCGCTAGGCAACGCTTCATTGAAATTTCTCGCCTGAGGTTAATAAAAGCACTATAGCCTCGCCTCTATAGCGCTTAAGTGAGCGCCTGAGCGCCTTTTGACAACACTAGTGGAAATGTTGGATGAAGTAGCATCTGAAAGGGAACCATTAGATATCAACGAGTAACATGATTTCGCAATACTTTTAGGCTAcccataaatcaaattaaaataacagcGCTCGTTATTGTTATCATGGCATGAGTGGTATGTTGCAAGTGCTTGAATGAAACAATAAATTTCCCAATCGCGGATACCTTGTATGTGAGTCCAAGCGAAACACCGACAATGAATAGGAAAAATGGCATGACAACATCTGCAAGTGTTAAACCATTCCATGGTGAATGATTAATAGCAGGCAGAACTCCACCAGCATCATCCACAAGTATCATTAGCTGCATTGATCATGAATGAGAAAGCATAAAATTATGATCCTTCAATTCCATTAGAGAGGAAACTGTTGTAAG is a window encoding:
- the LOC7477767 gene encoding uncharacterized protein LOC7477767 — its product is MAVYTPIKGQEEDNGDRNKSLKSNDEGGHVDDDEAVDENKSFILPTHSRQQDDVQRQKQQRLVSLDVFRGLTVALMILVDDAGGVLPAINHSPWNGLTLADVVMPFFLFIVGVSLGLTYKKLSCKAVATRKAILRTLKLLIIGLFLQGGFLHGLNDLTYGVDMTQIRWMGILQRIAIGYLVGAMCEIWLKGGNHVTSGLSMLRKYQFQWAAVLMFVTIYLSLLYGLHVPDWEYQIPVAASASTPKIFPVKCGVRGHTGPACNAGGMIDRTILGIQHLYRKPIYARTKPCSINSPGYGPLPPDAPSWCQAPFDPEGLLSSVMAIVTCLVGLHYGHIIVHFKEHKDRTLHWMVPSTCFLVLGLVLDLLGMHVNKALYTFSYMCVTAGAAGIVFTGIYLLVDVCGFRWPMLVLEWMGMHALLIFTLATSNILPVVLQGFYWKQPGNNILRFIGIGR